One Plasmodium coatneyi strain Hackeri chromosome 14, complete sequence genomic window carries:
- a CDS encoding NEK protein kinase — protein sequence MPSKYDDGESRLNEYEVIKKIGNGRFGEVFLVKHKRTQEFFCWKAISYRGLKEREKSQLVIEVNVMRELKHKNIVRYIDRFLNKANQKLYILMEFCDAGDLSRNIQKCYKMFGKIEEHAIVDITRQLLHALAYCHNLKDGPNGERVLHRDLKPQNIFLSTGIRHIGKITAQANNLNGRPIAKIGDFGLSKNIGIESMAHSCVGTPYYWSPELLLHETKSYDDKSDMWALGCIIYELCSGKTPFHKANNFSQLISELKRGPDLPIKGKSKELNMLIKNLLNLSAKERPSALQCLGYQIIKNMGPPGGTVGVTTTPGAVVTRRNASKEHANLQLASVENGKNAEAANYGISQNVLINQRNDEQHGRRSSSCVSRQSANNVTIKDGAANSHAVNGHYSSRVDKDLAERTRIEKENAQRKALEMKILEKKRIERLERERVERLERGRVERLERERVERLERERAERLEQERVDRLERERVERLERERADRLERDRLEKARRNSYYLKGMENGPNGGGGPADGPNVGTNDGRSHSGVRSSVHNSIHNNIHNSIHSSIQSSVRSGVHDHVRKSSAAKVEGMGNGRARPPSQGTHDGSFSRGKDTNNHVSNYKPYMYDSRKEKNYQETFNRSDVHGYMKNSSITTTVPSSHIMQTQGNTAMSVNSKYLGGGGYGAYSNNHAATGQYVLNPVESAKYRDHNKYNVGLAKNAKEIYKETVNPICSTESQYERAYNHSNRGGHARSGSGSSGRSGRCDDGGRSCVGGRSGDGGRSDERDGGTCKSNRVSNIYFNDNARRSVSALPHMNAINAKKCSTYNNTYDEGTLSKKGAEVDRSYKHLEKDREYLLEKRKMLMEKEKGIYDRMRHNNDYAYAPVRGFDRGEDKKPNELDRRNRSLSMCMNEQEKRRDSSTYNVKKEYHEEQEQGELGNSYTLQKRNMYPLKNYTHKGPDAYTCR from the exons ATGCCTAGCAAGTACGACGATGGAGAAAGCCGCCTAAACGAGTATGAAGTAATTAAAAAGATAGGGAATGGAAGATTTGGAGAGGTGTTCCTTGTAAAGCATAAAAGGACGCAAGAATTCTTCTGTTGGAAGGCTATATCGTATAGAGGGttgaaagaaagagaaaagtcACAACTGGTAATAGAAGTAAATGTGATGAGGGAACTAAAACACAAAAATATTGTTCGGTACATAGATCGCTTTCTCAATAAGGCTAATCAAAAGTTGTATATCCTGATGGAGTTCTGTGACGCAGGGGATTTATCAAGGAATATACAAAAGTGCTACAAAATGTTTGGTAAAATAGAAGAACATGCAATTGTAGACATTACAAGACAGTTACTACATGCCTTAGCGTACTGTCACAATTTGAAGGATGGACCTAATGGGGAGAGAGTATTACACAGAGATTTGAAaccacaaaatatttttttatctacTGGGATTCGCCACATAGGAAAAATAACAGCTCAAGCGAATAATCTAAATGGAAGACCTATCGCAAAAATTGGAGATTTTGGACTTAGTAAAAATATTGGTATAGAAAGTATGGCACACTCCTGTGTTGGTACCCCCTACTACTGGTCTCCTGAATTATTGTTACATGAGACGAAGAGTTATGATGACAAGAGTGATATGTGGGCTCTTGGTTGCATCATCTATGAACTTTGCTCGGGCAAGACTCCATTTCATAAGGCGAATAATTTTTCGCAACTTATTTCCGAACTGAAGAGAGGACCTGATTTGCCCATCAAAGGGAAGTCAAAGGAGTTAAATATgttgataaaaaatttgctgaACTTGTCTGCGAAGGAGCGGCCAAGCGCTCTACAGTGCCTGGGGTATCAGATCATTAAGAATATGGGTCCCCCTGGGGGTACTGTGGGTGTCACTACTACCCCCGGTGCTGTTGTCACGAGGAGAAATGCATCCAAGGAGCACGCAAATCTACAGCTAGCTAGCGTAGAAAACGGGAAAAATGCGGAAGCAGCCAATTATGGCATTTCACAGAATGTCCTCATAAACCAAAGGAATGACGAACAACACGGGAGGAGAAGCTCCAGCTGCGTCAGCAGACAGAGCGCCAACAATGTAACCATTAAGGATGGAGCTGCGAACTCTCATGCGGTTAATGGGCACTACAGTAGTCGGGTGGATAAGGACCTCGCGGAGAGGACCCGAATCGAAAAGGAGAACGCCCAGCGGAAGGCGTTGGAGATGAAGATCCTGGAGAAGAAGCGAATTGAGCGTCTAGAAAGGGAACGCGTGGAACGGTTAGAAAGGGGGCGTGTGGAACGACTGGAACGGGAGCGTGTGGAGAGGCTAGAAAGAGAGCGTGCAGAGAGGCTGGAACAGGAGCGTGTGGATCGCCTGGAGAGGGAACGAGTGGAGCGCCTGGAACGGGAACGAGCGGACCGCCTTGAACGAGACCGATTGGAGAAGGCGCGTCGGAATTCGTACTATCTGAAAGGCATGGAGAATGGGCCCAACGGAGGAGGTGGGCCAGCCGACGGGCCCAATGTGGGCACCAACGACGGCAGGAGTCACAGCGGCGTTCGCAGCAGTGTGCACAATAGCATACACAATAACATACACAATAGCATACACAGTAGCATACAGAGCAGTGTCCGAAGTGGCGTGCATGACCACGTGCGTAAGAGCAGCGCTGCGAAGGTCGAAGGGATGGGGAACGGGAGAGCTCGGCCGCCCAGCCAAGGCACCCACGACGGAAGCTTCTCCAGAGGGAAAGACACAAATAACCACGTAAGTAACTACAAGCCATACATGTATGACagtaggaaagaaaagaattatCAAGAGACATTTAACAGAAGCGATGTGCATGGTTACATGAAGAACAGCTCCATAACCACGACGGTACCCTCAAGTCATATTATGCAGACACAAGGAAACACAGCAATGAGTGTGAATTCTAAGTACCTGGGTGGAGGGGGCTATGGAGCATACAGCAACAACCACGCCGCCACTGGTCAGTACGTCCTAAACCCGGTGGAGAGTGCGAAGTATCGAGACCATAACAAGTATAACGTTGGGCTAGccaaaaatgcaaaggagATTTACAAAGAGACGGTGAACCCGATTTGCTCCACGGAGTCGCAGTACGAACGGGCGTATAATCATAGTAACAGGGGGGGGCATGCTCGTAGTGGCAGTGGGAGCAGTGGTAGGAGCGGGAGATGCGATGACGGGGGGAGAAGCTGCgtaggaggaagaagtggtgACGGGGGCCGAAGTGACGAGCGGGATGGCGGGACCTGCAAGAGCAACAGGGTGTCAAACATCTACTTCAATGACAACGCCAGGAGGAGCGTCAGCGCGCTGCCACACATGAATGCAATAAACGCGAAAAAATGTAGCACCTACAATAACACCTATGATGAGGGCACGCTCAGTAAGAAGGGCGCCGAAGTAGACCGAAGTTACAAGCATCTGGAAAAGGACAGGGAGTACCTTCTGGAAAAGCGCAAGATGCtcatggagaaggaaaagggcaTCTACGACCGAATGCGCCACAACAACGACTACGCGTATGCCCCTGTTCGCGGGTTTGACCG AGGTGAAGATAAGAAACCAAACGAGCTGGATAGGCGAAACAGAAGCCTCTCCATGTGCATGAACGAGCAGGAAAAGCGAAGGGACTCTTCCACGTATAACGTGAAGAAGGAGTACCACGAGGAGCAAGAGCAAGGAGAACTCGGCAACAGCTACACCCTGCAGAAGAGAAATATGTACCCCTTGAAGAACTACACGCATAAAGGCCCGGACGCCTACACGTGCAGGTAG